The following coding sequences lie in one Flagellimonas eckloniae genomic window:
- a CDS encoding vWA domain-containing protein, producing the protein MAMNTRKGFRFTTYEAPNQTPFEKLFEIFQELITHTSGDVEEALDWLRELDKEYELTDDDYTIEDFIEDLKAKGFIREEFDTDGEQGDGEEGDGSGSLSITAKLERALRQKALEQIFGKLKRSGSGNHKTGKSGRGDEHTGEFREYRFGDSLEHISMTESLKNAQINHGLDSFSLSEEDLVVEDTQYKAQMSTVLMIDISHSMILYGEDRITPAKKVAMALAELITTRYPKDTLDILVFGNDAWPIPIKDLPYLKVGPYHTNTVAGLQLAMDMLRRKRNTNKQIFMITDGKPSCLRLPNGDYYKNSVGLDEYIVEKCYAMAQQARKLHIPITTFMIAQDPYLMQFVREFTQANKGKAFYTGLKGLGEMIFEDYEQNRRKRIKG; encoded by the coding sequence ATGGCTATGAATACAAGAAAGGGATTTCGATTTACTACGTACGAAGCTCCTAATCAGACTCCGTTCGAAAAACTTTTTGAGATTTTCCAGGAACTTATTACTCATACCTCAGGCGATGTGGAGGAGGCCTTGGATTGGTTGCGGGAATTGGATAAGGAATATGAACTTACCGATGATGATTACACAATTGAAGATTTTATAGAAGATTTAAAGGCCAAAGGTTTTATCCGTGAAGAATTTGACACAGATGGCGAGCAAGGAGATGGGGAAGAAGGTGATGGAAGCGGAAGTTTGTCAATAACTGCTAAACTGGAACGTGCTTTACGTCAAAAAGCGTTAGAGCAAATCTTTGGAAAGTTAAAAAGAAGCGGTTCTGGCAATCATAAAACAGGTAAATCGGGGAGGGGAGATGAGCATACCGGAGAATTTAGGGAGTATCGTTTTGGAGATTCGTTGGAACATATTTCAATGACTGAGAGTCTCAAAAATGCCCAGATTAACCACGGACTTGATAGTTTTTCGCTAAGTGAGGAAGATTTGGTCGTTGAAGATACCCAGTACAAGGCTCAAATGAGTACTGTATTGATGATTGATATCAGCCATAGTATGATTTTATATGGGGAAGACCGTATTACCCCAGCCAAGAAAGTGGCCATGGCCCTTGCCGAATTGATTACAACTCGATACCCAAAAGACACGTTGGATATTTTGGTCTTTGGCAATGATGCTTGGCCTATTCCGATAAAGGATTTACCCTATTTAAAAGTTGGGCCCTACCATACAAATACTGTTGCAGGTCTTCAGTTGGCAATGGATATGTTAAGAAGGAAACGGAATACCAATAAGCAGATTTTTATGATTACCGATGGAAAACCTTCTTGCTTGAGGCTTCCCAATGGTGACTATTACAAAAACAGTGTTGGACTGGATGAATATATTGTGGAGAAATGTTATGCCATGGCGCAACAAGCCAGAAAGCTGCACATTCCCATAACTACCTTTATGATTGCCCAAGACCCGTATCTCATGCAATTTGTGCGGGAATTTACCCAAGCCAATAAAGGGAAAGCATTTTATACTGGGCTGAAAGGGCTTGGGGAGATGATTTTTGAAGATTACGAACAAAACAGAAGAAAAAGAATTAAAGGATAG
- a CDS encoding alpha/beta hydrolase, giving the protein MQKLKRFGLYLILLLFLLIVMLYSLQEKLIFLPTQLPNNYEYSFAHDFEEIFLNTSDGAKLNAIHFKTERPKGLILYFHGNAGDLSRWGQITSSFVELGYDVLVMDYRGYGKSTGKLSEEALYTDAHLFYSHALKTYTEENIIIYGRSLGASIATHLASNTNPAKLILETPFYSLLDVAQDRFPFFPIKHVLKYEMSSYKYIKTVNAPIRIFHGTVDNVVAYESGLKLFEAIPNSDKKMYTIENGNHNDLNDFEVYRKGIELELD; this is encoded by the coding sequence ATGCAAAAGCTTAAGCGATTTGGACTCTATCTAATACTATTATTATTTCTATTGATTGTTATGCTTTATTCGCTTCAAGAAAAACTTATTTTCCTGCCTACCCAGTTGCCCAACAACTATGAATACTCCTTTGCCCATGATTTTGAAGAGATTTTCCTGAATACTTCGGATGGAGCCAAACTCAATGCCATCCACTTTAAAACCGAAAGGCCAAAGGGTTTGATTTTATATTTTCATGGAAATGCAGGAGATTTATCAAGATGGGGACAGATTACATCATCATTTGTTGAATTGGGATACGACGTGCTAGTTATGGATTATCGTGGTTATGGAAAAAGTACCGGAAAGCTCAGTGAAGAAGCTCTCTACACAGACGCGCATTTGTTTTATTCACACGCATTGAAAACCTATACAGAAGAAAATATCATAATTTATGGCCGTTCATTGGGAGCAAGCATAGCCACTCATTTGGCATCTAACACAAATCCAGCAAAACTCATTCTAGAGACTCCGTTTTATAGTTTATTGGATGTGGCCCAAGATCGTTTTCCTTTTTTTCCTATAAAACATGTTTTAAAATATGAAATGAGTTCCTATAAATACATTAAAACTGTAAATGCACCAATCAGAATTTTTCATGGCACTGTTGATAACGTTGTGGCCTATGAATCTGGCCTGAAACTCTTTGAGGCTATTCCAAATTCAGATAAAAAAATGTACACTATTGAAAATGGAAACCATAATGATTTAAATGATTTTGAAGTGTACCGCAAAGGAATAGAATTGGAGTTAGACTAA
- a CDS encoding dipeptidase: protein MRYFYALYSIVILISCAEKNSKKTETLEEKAKQIHEKVITIDTHDDINVLNFTDSINYTQNLNTQVNLPKMIQGGLDAVWLIVYTGQDSLTAEGYAKASENAISKFEAIHRLCDTYAPDKIEVALTSDDVRRISASGKKVAMIGVENAYPIGEDLSKFEEYYNRGARYISLSHNGHSQFCDSNTGEKDSVWLHNGLSDLGKKAVKEMNRLGIMIDVSHPSKESMKQMIAHSKAPIIASHSSARALCDHSRNLDDEQLLLLKENGGVVQTVAFSSYLNTEKHETRATYMKSVHQKIADSLGINWYDRSQFSSLTDEQKAEFMENYPKVKKMGNELAATLEEAPPAVNVSDFVDHIDYLVKLIGIEHVGISSDFDGGGGIEGWSDASETFNVTLELVKRGYTEEEITKLWGGNLLRVLDKVQAIAATMD, encoded by the coding sequence ATGAGATATTTCTACGCATTATATAGCATTGTGATCTTAATTTCCTGTGCCGAAAAGAACTCTAAAAAAACTGAAACTTTGGAAGAAAAAGCAAAACAGATACATGAAAAAGTAATTACTATTGATACCCATGATGATATCAATGTTTTAAACTTTACTGATTCCATTAATTACACTCAAAACTTGAATACCCAAGTGAATTTGCCCAAAATGATTCAGGGTGGCCTTGATGCAGTTTGGTTGATCGTATACACTGGCCAAGACTCACTGACTGCAGAAGGATATGCCAAAGCATCTGAGAATGCTATTTCCAAATTTGAAGCTATCCATAGGTTATGTGATACCTATGCCCCTGATAAAATAGAAGTGGCACTTACCTCTGATGATGTTAGGCGTATTAGTGCCTCTGGTAAAAAAGTGGCAATGATCGGTGTGGAAAATGCATATCCAATTGGTGAAGATTTATCAAAATTTGAAGAATATTATAACCGTGGGGCTCGCTATATTTCACTATCCCATAATGGACATAGTCAGTTTTGCGATTCCAATACTGGGGAAAAAGATAGTGTATGGCTACACAATGGTTTAAGTGATTTAGGGAAAAAAGCTGTAAAAGAGATGAATAGATTGGGAATAATGATAGATGTTTCGCATCCTTCAAAAGAATCCATGAAGCAGATGATAGCTCATTCCAAAGCACCAATAATCGCGTCTCATTCATCAGCAAGAGCATTATGTGACCATAGTAGGAATTTGGACGATGAGCAACTTTTATTGTTAAAAGAAAATGGAGGAGTTGTCCAAACCGTTGCATTCAGTTCCTATTTAAACACGGAAAAACATGAAACAAGAGCTACTTATATGAAGTCTGTTCATCAAAAGATTGCTGATTCCTTGGGAATAAATTGGTATGACCGTTCTCAATTTTCTTCCTTGACGGACGAACAAAAGGCTGAGTTTATGGAAAACTATCCGAAGGTTAAAAAAATGGGCAATGAGCTGGCAGCTACGCTAGAAGAAGCTCCGCCAGCTGTCAATGTATCGGATTTTGTTGATCATATTGATTATTTGGTCAAACTCATTGGAATAGAACATGTAGGGATTAGCTCAGACTTTGATGGCGGCGGCGGTATTGAAGGTTGGTCTGATGCTTCTGAAACCTTTAATGTTACCCTAGAACTGGTCAAAAGAGGGTATACCGAGGAAGAAATCACCAAACTTTGGGGCGGAAATTTACTTCGCGTATTGGATAAGGTGCAGGCTATAGCAGCCACCATGGATTAG
- the cysM gene encoding cysteine synthase CysM: protein MPKTILNLIGNTPLVESKVLNTNPNVKLLFKLEGHNPGGSVKDRPALNMIKSGLERGEITKKSKLIEATSGNTGIALAMIAGIYGLDMELVMPENSTKERVQTMRAYGAKVTLTSSDVGIEGARDYAESKVRDEGYQTLNQFANNDNWMAHYKTTGPEIWKDTEGGVTHFVSSMGTTGTIMGTSTFLKEQNPAIQIVGVQPTDDSRIPGIRKWPEEYLPKIFDPSKVDTVMEVSQEEARQMAKRLAKEEGIFSGMSSGGAATVALRLASSLQGGTIVSILCDRGDRYLSSDLFD, encoded by the coding sequence ATGCCTAAGACCATTCTTAATCTAATTGGAAACACGCCTCTGGTGGAATCCAAAGTGCTGAACACCAATCCCAATGTGAAGCTCCTCTTCAAATTGGAAGGACATAACCCAGGTGGTAGTGTTAAGGATCGGCCGGCACTTAATATGATTAAAAGTGGTTTGGAGCGAGGTGAGATTACCAAAAAATCCAAACTAATTGAAGCTACAAGTGGTAACACAGGGATAGCACTTGCCATGATTGCCGGAATCTATGGATTGGACATGGAGTTGGTAATGCCTGAGAATTCTACAAAGGAACGTGTACAAACGATGCGGGCCTATGGTGCAAAAGTTACGTTGACATCTTCGGATGTTGGTATTGAGGGCGCCCGGGATTATGCAGAGTCAAAGGTTAGGGATGAAGGCTATCAAACCTTGAATCAGTTTGCAAATAACGATAATTGGATGGCGCATTACAAAACTACAGGACCTGAAATCTGGAAGGATACTGAGGGTGGTGTTACCCATTTCGTTTCCAGTATGGGCACAACCGGAACCATCATGGGGACCTCCACATTTCTGAAAGAGCAGAACCCGGCTATTCAAATTGTTGGAGTGCAACCAACGGACGACTCTAGAATTCCAGGAATTCGAAAATGGCCTGAAGAATACTTACCAAAAATCTTTGACCCAAGTAAAGTGGATACGGTTATGGAAGTAAGTCAGGAGGAAGCACGGCAAATGGCGAAGAGATTGGCCAAAGAAGAAGGAATCTTTTCTGGTATGAGCAGTGGAGGAGCTGCAACAGTAGCGTTACGCTTGGCCAGTTCTTTACAAGGTGGCACCATCGTTTCCATATTATGTGACAGAGGAGACCGGTACCTATCTTCAGATTTGTTTGACTGA
- the hisF gene encoding imidazole glycerol phosphate synthase subunit HisF — protein MLTKRIIPCLDIKNGRTVKGINFVDLRDAGDPVELAEIYAREGADELVFLDISATEERRKTLADLVYHVAEKVNIPFTVGGGISSVEDVDILLHNGADKVSINSSAVKRPELIDELVAKFGSQCIVVAIDAKQIDGSWKVHLVGGKVPTEIDLFEWAKEVEERGAGEILFTSMDHDGTKGGFANEALAKLSSLINIPVIASGGAGAISHFTDTFTYGKADAALAASIFHFKEIEITDLKEELKKEGIPIRL, from the coding sequence ATGCTTACAAAAAGAATAATCCCTTGTTTAGACATCAAAAATGGAAGAACCGTTAAAGGAATCAACTTTGTGGATTTGAGGGATGCCGGTGACCCAGTTGAACTGGCCGAGATATATGCGAGGGAAGGAGCTGATGAACTGGTTTTTTTGGACATTTCAGCTACTGAGGAAAGAAGAAAGACTTTGGCGGACTTAGTGTATCATGTAGCAGAGAAAGTAAACATTCCATTCACGGTTGGTGGTGGAATCTCATCTGTTGAAGATGTGGATATTTTGTTGCACAACGGAGCGGACAAAGTCTCTATTAACTCTTCAGCTGTAAAACGACCAGAGTTGATTGACGAACTTGTCGCTAAATTTGGTTCACAATGCATTGTTGTTGCCATTGACGCAAAACAGATAGATGGAAGCTGGAAAGTACATCTAGTGGGGGGCAAAGTTCCAACGGAAATAGATCTTTTTGAATGGGCCAAGGAAGTTGAGGAACGAGGAGCGGGAGAAATTCTTTTCACTTCTATGGATCATGATGGCACAAAGGGTGGATTTGCGAACGAAGCATTGGCAAAATTGTCCTCCCTTATTAACATTCCCGTTATAGCTTCGGGTGGTGCAGGAGCAATTTCACATTTTACAGATACTTTTACTTATGGAAAAGCCGATGCTGCTTTGGCTGCCAGTATTTTTCATTTTAAGGAAATCGAAATAACAGATTTAAAAGAAGAATTAAAAAAAGAGGGAATCCCTATTAGACTATAG
- a CDS encoding DinB family protein, translating into MTKDSTFRNEFIQNACFRMDESLRMVTICLNKLEESVIWKKPNTSTNSIGNLILHLCGNITQYGIASLQGLEDNRNRDKEFETLSGYSKDELLQKLSETVETAKQSFSNALEDEFTKKRSVQGFEFSGIGNIVHVVEHFSYHTGQIALWTKLLNNADLGFYDGIDLTVKNEN; encoded by the coding sequence ATGACCAAGGATAGCACATTTAGGAATGAATTTATTCAGAATGCCTGCTTTCGCATGGACGAAAGTTTGCGCATGGTTACTATCTGTCTGAATAAACTTGAAGAAAGCGTAATATGGAAGAAACCTAATACATCCACCAATAGCATAGGAAACTTGATTTTGCATCTCTGTGGTAATATCACACAGTATGGTATTGCATCGTTACAAGGTTTGGAAGACAATAGAAATCGAGATAAAGAATTTGAAACCTTGTCTGGGTATTCCAAAGATGAACTGTTACAAAAGCTTTCAGAAACCGTTGAAACTGCAAAGCAGAGTTTTTCCAATGCTCTAGAGGATGAGTTTACCAAGAAACGATCGGTTCAGGGTTTTGAATTTTCAGGAATAGGCAACATTGTACATGTGGTGGAACATTTTTCCTATCACACAGGACAAATAGCCTTGTGGACGAAACTATTGAACAATGCTGATTTAGGATTTTATGACGGAATAGATCTCACTGTGAAAAATGAAAATTGA
- a CDS encoding DUF1853 family protein, producing the protein MDKELCLGFYSTPPLWTNTQFGIQQFEFPQLQLGDFKPNSINESLRLGHQMEHVFEQLISYSKHWEIISRNVLVDKGKNRIGEIDFILENTEIKEVYHIELAYKFYIINPEISEPIHRLMGPNKRDMFFTKLDKLKGKQFPLFYAEALRSKLQDLKIQSDTVKQQACFKTQLFIPYGDTNVSIRPLNKNCIQGKWIRFEDFNSEAFKTFGYYIPFKREWVIAPTVNRKYNTHYETLLEINLCIIKENSPMLWLKKPDGEIEKLFVVWWS; encoded by the coding sequence ATGGACAAAGAATTATGTCTTGGCTTTTATTCCACTCCTCCCCTTTGGACAAATACCCAATTTGGTATCCAACAGTTTGAATTCCCACAGCTCCAGTTGGGAGATTTTAAACCGAATTCCATCAATGAAAGTTTACGGCTCGGTCATCAAATGGAACATGTGTTTGAACAATTGATTTCATATTCTAAACATTGGGAAATTATTTCGAGAAATGTGTTAGTCGATAAGGGAAAAAATAGGATTGGTGAAATCGATTTTATTCTCGAAAATACTGAAATCAAAGAGGTTTACCATATAGAATTGGCTTATAAGTTCTATATTATTAACCCTGAAATATCGGAACCCATCCATCGCTTAATGGGACCGAATAAGAGAGATATGTTTTTCACCAAATTGGATAAGCTAAAAGGAAAACAATTCCCATTATTTTATGCTGAAGCGCTAAGAAGCAAACTACAAGATTTGAAAATACAATCTGATACAGTTAAACAGCAAGCTTGCTTTAAAACACAACTTTTTATCCCTTATGGAGACACTAATGTTTCAATACGTCCCTTAAACAAGAACTGTATACAAGGCAAGTGGATTAGGTTTGAGGATTTTAATTCAGAAGCATTCAAAACGTTTGGGTATTACATTCCTTTTAAAAGAGAATGGGTGATTGCTCCAACTGTAAATCGAAAATACAATACTCATTACGAAACCCTACTTGAAATAAACTTATGTATCATAAAGGAAAACTCACCAATGCTTTGGCTTAAAAAGCCAGATGGTGAAATCGAAAAACTATTTGTGGTTTGGTGGTCATAG
- the epsC gene encoding serine O-acetyltransferase EpsC: MDKQKVIEELNRHKKQPYLDYRLKQETENFTNTLFYTLFDVNTPVAENLEVLEEKFKLLVDLACWDLEKPCSKVWNNYVACLPSVLEKLNLDADAILNCDPASLSIQEIYMAYPGFYAIAIYRLAHELYIQGFPLVPRLMTEYAHRQTGVDINPGAQIGKSFFIDHATGVVIGETAIIHDNVKLYQGVTLGALYVAKNLQKTKRHPTIMSNVTIYANATILGGETVIGENSIIGGNAWLTASVPANSTVFHTPEIKIKTVSNA, from the coding sequence ATGGATAAGCAAAAAGTTATTGAAGAACTGAATAGGCACAAAAAACAACCCTATTTAGACTATAGGCTAAAACAAGAAACAGAAAATTTCACCAATACACTTTTTTATACGTTGTTCGATGTGAATACTCCTGTTGCAGAGAACTTGGAAGTTCTAGAAGAAAAATTTAAACTCCTTGTTGATTTAGCTTGTTGGGATTTGGAAAAACCCTGTTCAAAAGTCTGGAACAATTATGTGGCCTGTTTGCCAAGCGTTTTGGAAAAGCTGAATTTGGATGCTGATGCCATTCTCAATTGCGATCCAGCTTCTTTGTCCATCCAGGAAATCTATATGGCGTATCCAGGGTTTTATGCGATTGCAATCTATAGATTGGCCCATGAACTTTATATTCAAGGCTTTCCGTTGGTACCTCGCTTGATGACGGAGTATGCCCATAGACAAACTGGTGTTGATATTAACCCGGGCGCACAAATAGGGAAATCATTTTTTATAGATCACGCTACGGGAGTAGTCATTGGCGAGACCGCCATAATTCATGATAATGTAAAACTTTATCAAGGTGTTACCTTAGGAGCGTTGTATGTTGCCAAGAACCTTCAGAAAACAAAGAGACATCCTACCATAATGTCCAATGTGACCATCTATGCCAACGCTACCATTTTGGGTGGAGAAACGGTAATAGGTGAAAATTCGATTATTGGTGGAAATGCTTGGCTCACCGCTTCGGTACCTGCAAACTCAACTGTTTTCCATACGCCCGAGATAAAAATAAAAACAGTTTCAAATGCCTAA
- a CDS encoding DUF2461 domain-containing protein: MNNSTITKDAFNFLKELAKNNNKEWFLENKTTFKKHESDVKSFYENIQERLNTHDEIEKMKIFRIYRDVRFSKDKTPYKTHFAGSFSRLGSRLRGGYYLRIKPGETFVATGFWEPNKEDLFRIRKELEMDASEFRGIINKKLFKDIWGELQGDGVKTAPKGFDKEHQNIDLIKKKQFIFVRNFTDKEVLSNSFSEEVDKSFKAIRPYFDLMSDILTTNLNGESILD, translated from the coding sequence GTGAATAATTCAACAATTACAAAAGACGCATTCAATTTCCTTAAGGAACTGGCAAAAAACAATAACAAAGAATGGTTTTTAGAAAACAAAACCACCTTTAAAAAGCATGAATCCGATGTTAAATCCTTTTATGAAAATATTCAAGAACGTTTAAATACTCATGACGAAATTGAAAAAATGAAGATATTCCGGATTTATAGGGATGTACGTTTCTCAAAGGACAAAACGCCCTATAAAACCCATTTTGCCGGTTCATTCTCTAGATTGGGATCACGTCTACGTGGGGGATATTATCTTAGGATAAAACCAGGGGAGACTTTTGTTGCAACAGGATTTTGGGAACCAAATAAAGAAGATCTGTTCCGGATACGTAAGGAGTTGGAAATGGATGCATCGGAATTCCGTGGTATTATCAATAAAAAATTGTTTAAAGATATTTGGGGAGAATTGCAGGGTGACGGTGTAAAAACGGCGCCAAAAGGTTTTGATAAGGAGCATCAGAATATTGATTTGATCAAGAAAAAACAGTTCATCTTCGTCAGAAACTTTACTGACAAAGAAGTGCTATCAAATTCCTTTAGTGAAGAGGTGGACAAATCTTTTAAGGCCATTAGACCCTATTTTGACTTGATGAGCGATATTTTAACGACCAATCTTAACGGAGAGTCCATTTTAGACTAG
- a CDS encoding DUF72 domain-containing protein, translating to MKFGKVEQPELIDFTISEDHPDTQVLLSKQNKTGSPNIFIGCAKWNRQDLKNFYPRGTKDELVYYSSQFNSIELNATFYRIFPAEQYQKWYDKTPEGFKFFPKMTNEVSHLRRLNDKVYEVADRYLEVTSLLKDKLGTIFLQMHNNFNPKNWDRVVQFVEYWPKEFPLAMEFRHTDWFNDPKVAQELYHLLEENNITNVLVDTAGRRDIMHMRLTTNEAFIRYVGANHESDYNRLDDWIDRLSSWKASGLKNIHFFVHQNLELESPLLSAYFIEKLNQKFGTDLTIPQTTLSPQKGLFE from the coding sequence ATGAAGTTTGGAAAGGTAGAACAACCAGAGCTTATTGATTTCACAATCTCTGAGGATCATCCAGACACTCAGGTTCTCCTGTCAAAACAAAATAAAACCGGTAGTCCCAACATATTTATTGGATGCGCCAAATGGAACCGACAGGATTTAAAGAATTTTTACCCCAGGGGCACCAAAGATGAGTTGGTCTATTATTCATCCCAATTTAATAGTATTGAGCTTAATGCTACCTTTTATAGAATATTTCCTGCGGAACAGTACCAAAAATGGTATGATAAAACTCCTGAAGGATTTAAGTTCTTTCCAAAAATGACCAATGAGGTAAGTCATTTACGCAGGCTCAATGATAAGGTTTACGAAGTGGCCGATCGCTATCTGGAAGTTACTTCACTCTTAAAAGATAAGTTGGGCACTATTTTTTTGCAAATGCACAATAACTTTAATCCCAAAAATTGGGATAGAGTAGTACAGTTTGTGGAATATTGGCCAAAAGAATTTCCATTGGCCATGGAATTTAGGCATACAGATTGGTTTAATGACCCAAAAGTTGCGCAAGAGTTGTATCATTTACTGGAAGAAAATAACATCACCAATGTCTTGGTAGATACTGCTGGTAGACGGGATATTATGCATATGCGATTGACAACCAATGAAGCATTTATACGTTATGTAGGCGCAAACCATGAATCTGATTATAACAGGCTTGACGATTGGATTGATAGGCTATCCAGTTGGAAAGCTTCTGGACTGAAAAATATACATTTCTTTGTTCATCAGAATTTGGAATTGGAGTCTCCTTTGTTGTCGGCCTATTTTATAGAGAAACTCAATCAAAAATTTGGAACTGATTTAACCATTCCCCAAACAACTTTAAGTCCTCAAAAGGGCTTGTTTGAGTAA
- a CDS encoding alpha/beta hydrolase translates to MQNWLYILLIVLVAYIVISVLLYFLQDYFLFKPEKLSKDFQFYYDNQEIEEYNIETRDGATINGLRFKAENPKGIVFYLKGNSKSIKGWGKFAVDFTRHGYDVIMVDYRGFGKSTGRRTQKAVKRDMQVVYNRLKEKVSEKYIVLYGRSMGSGFAAKLASMNNPRMLILDAPYYSLNKVAKKYIPFMPLSLLIKFPMPTHKWLKYVNCPIHIIHGTDDKLIPYKTSVKLSKIKPELTKLYTVIGGGHKNLNTFESYHKMLTEIITTRPQKVNLEGSSINVKHSSKRTNAKA, encoded by the coding sequence ATGCAGAATTGGCTTTATATTTTACTCATTGTACTTGTAGCGTATATTGTAATAAGTGTTTTGCTTTACTTCTTACAGGATTACTTTCTCTTTAAACCAGAAAAGCTCTCGAAGGACTTTCAATTTTATTATGATAATCAGGAAATTGAGGAATATAATATTGAAACTAGGGACGGGGCTACCATAAATGGACTCCGATTTAAAGCTGAAAACCCAAAAGGAATCGTTTTTTACCTGAAAGGAAATTCCAAAAGTATAAAAGGATGGGGAAAATTTGCTGTGGACTTCACTAGGCATGGCTATGATGTTATCATGGTAGATTACCGTGGTTTTGGAAAGAGCACGGGCCGAAGAACCCAAAAAGCAGTGAAACGGGATATGCAGGTGGTCTACAATAGACTTAAGGAAAAAGTTTCTGAAAAATATATTGTTCTTTACGGTCGTTCCATGGGTTCGGGATTTGCCGCTAAACTGGCGTCAATGAACAATCCCAGAATGTTGATTTTGGATGCTCCATACTATAGCTTAAATAAAGTAGCCAAAAAATACATTCCTTTTATGCCCTTGTCATTATTGATAAAATTTCCAATGCCAACGCATAAATGGTTAAAGTATGTAAATTGTCCAATCCATATCATTCACGGAACCGATGACAAATTGATACCCTATAAAACAAGTGTGAAATTGTCTAAAATTAAACCAGAACTCACAAAATTATATACTGTAATAGGAGGGGGGCATAAAAACTTGAACACATTTGAGTCGTATCACAAAATGCTGACGGAAATTATCACCACTCGTCCCCAAAAAGTAAATTTAGAAGGGTCCAGTATCAATGTAAAACATTCATCAAAGCGCACCAATGCAAAAGCTTAA
- the hisIE gene encoding bifunctional phosphoribosyl-AMP cyclohydrolase/phosphoribosyl-ATP diphosphatase HisIE has translation MKIDFTKNTDGLVPAIIQDATTKNVLMLGYMNQEALDATQKTKKVTFFSRSKNRLWTKGEESGNFLHLVTIKNDCDNDALLITVNPEGPTCHTGTDTCWSEENVQDYGFLSTLEDIITSRKEDVENPDSYVASLFKKGINKIAQKVGEEAVETVIEAKDNNDDLFLNESADLLFHYLILLQAKGYKLTDIEKVLIERHN, from the coding sequence ATGAAAATAGACTTTACTAAAAATACTGACGGATTGGTGCCGGCAATAATTCAAGATGCCACGACTAAAAACGTTTTAATGTTGGGGTACATGAATCAGGAAGCCTTGGACGCAACGCAAAAGACCAAGAAAGTCACCTTTTTTAGCCGAAGTAAAAATCGGCTTTGGACAAAAGGTGAAGAAAGTGGGAACTTCCTGCACTTGGTCACTATTAAAAATGATTGTGACAATGATGCCTTGCTTATTACAGTAAACCCTGAAGGCCCAACCTGTCATACGGGAACAGATACATGTTGGTCAGAAGAAAATGTTCAAGATTATGGGTTTCTTTCTACGTTAGAGGATATTATTACATCTCGAAAAGAAGATGTGGAAAATCCTGATAGTTATGTAGCGTCCCTTTTTAAGAAAGGAATAAATAAAATAGCACAAAAGGTAGGGGAAGAGGCTGTTGAAACGGTAATAGAAGCCAAAGACAACAATGATGACCTTTTCTTGAACGAGAGCGCGGATTTACTATTTCATTATCTAATTTTATTACAAGCCAAAGGATATAAATTGACCGATATTGAAAAGGTTCTGATTGAGAGACACAACTAA
- a CDS encoding acyl-CoA thioesterase, producing the protein MRFHTRKWVKPEDLNANETLFGGTLLAWIDEEAALYSIIQLESKKVVTKYMSEINFMSTAKKGDIVEIGIEVIKFGHTSISLNCEVRNKMTHESIVTVDNIIMVNLDDNGNPKAHGKVKVEYVKDRLAKREKEES; encoded by the coding sequence ATGAGATTTCATACTAGAAAATGGGTAAAACCAGAGGACCTGAATGCCAATGAAACTTTATTTGGAGGCACATTACTTGCTTGGATAGATGAGGAAGCAGCGCTTTATAGCATTATACAATTGGAGAGCAAAAAGGTTGTTACCAAGTATATGTCGGAAATCAACTTTATGAGCACGGCAAAAAAAGGTGATATCGTGGAAATTGGGATAGAAGTAATCAAATTTGGGCATACTTCAATATCATTGAACTGTGAGGTACGGAACAAAATGACTCATGAGAGTATTGTGACCGTTGATAATATCATCATGGTAAATTTAGATGATAATGGAAATCCCAAGGCACACGGTAAGGTCAAAGTGGAATATGTGAAAGATAGATTGGCTAAACGGGAAAAGGAAGAGTCCTAA